A genomic stretch from Bradyrhizobium sp. 195 includes:
- a CDS encoding LysR family transcriptional regulator — MAKLPDFEALAVFAKVVELRSFAGAASELAMSKATVSKAVTRLEERLGARLFNRTSRRLALTDAGHKLADRATRLLADGEAAENEALAQSVAPRGLVRLAVPMTFGIKAVAPLLPEFFEAYPEVSVDLHLSDATVDLIGEGFDMAVRIARLPDSSLIARQLFTMPRYTVAAPSYLKQHGRPTHPMHLAEHKCFSYAYLSTPNVWHYTNSAGEQASVRPGGQLRVNNGEALMPALIAGLGIAELPEFIVGEAISSGEVEVILKDWKQAEGAVHLVTPPGGPRPARVEALGDFLAAKLPGTCKRRTKKGGKA; from the coding sequence ATGGCAAAACTCCCCGACTTCGAGGCGCTCGCGGTTTTCGCAAAAGTCGTGGAATTACGGTCGTTTGCCGGGGCCGCGAGCGAACTCGCGATGTCCAAGGCGACGGTCTCGAAGGCCGTGACCCGGCTGGAGGAGCGGCTAGGGGCCCGCCTGTTCAACCGCACCTCGCGCCGGCTCGCGCTGACTGATGCCGGCCACAAGCTCGCCGACCGCGCTACGCGCCTGTTGGCCGACGGCGAGGCGGCGGAGAACGAGGCGCTGGCGCAGTCGGTGGCGCCGCGCGGCCTGGTGCGGCTTGCCGTCCCCATGACGTTCGGGATCAAGGCGGTGGCGCCGCTGCTGCCGGAGTTTTTCGAGGCCTATCCGGAAGTCTCGGTCGATCTGCATTTGAGCGATGCGACCGTCGATCTGATCGGCGAAGGCTTCGACATGGCAGTGCGGATCGCGCGCCTGCCGGATTCCTCACTGATCGCGCGGCAGCTCTTCACCATGCCGCGCTACACCGTGGCCGCGCCGTCCTACCTGAAGCAACACGGCCGGCCGACGCATCCGATGCATTTGGCCGAGCACAAATGCTTCAGCTACGCCTATCTCTCCACGCCCAACGTCTGGCACTACACCAACTCGGCCGGCGAGCAGGCCAGCGTGCGCCCGGGCGGACAGCTCCGCGTCAACAACGGCGAGGCGTTGATGCCGGCTCTGATTGCAGGGCTCGGCATCGCCGAATTGCCCGAGTTCATTGTGGGTGAAGCGATTTCGTCGGGCGAGGTCGAAGTCATCCTGAAGGACTGGAAGCAGGCCGAAGGCGCCGTGCATCTGGTGACGCCGCCCGGCGGCCCGCGCCCCGCCCGCGTCGAAGCGCTCGGCGATTTTCTCGCGGCCAAGCTGCCGGGCACGTGCAAGCGGCGGACAAAGAAGGGTGGCAAAGCCTGA
- a CDS encoding SDR family NAD(P)-dependent oxidoreductase: MTKKLSGKVALVTGGSRGIGAASARALADEGADVAISYVASPDKAEAVVADLKAKGVRARAFKADQASAKDVTQLVNDVAKEFGKLDILVNNAGVAAGGAIDDANADTEAFARQDQVNVHGVIAAIRAASQLMGEGGRIVTVGSMLADRASFPGLADYVATKAAVVGYTKGAARDLGPRGITVNVVQPGSIDTDMNPKDGGEFAETQRKQHALQRFGRPEEVAAGIVFLASPEASFVTGTVLNVDGGFGA; the protein is encoded by the coding sequence ATGACCAAGAAGCTCTCAGGCAAGGTTGCCCTCGTCACCGGCGGCTCGCGCGGCATCGGCGCGGCCTCTGCCCGCGCACTCGCCGACGAAGGCGCAGATGTCGCCATCAGCTATGTCGCCTCGCCGGACAAGGCGGAAGCCGTCGTCGCCGACCTTAAGGCGAAGGGCGTCAGGGCGCGTGCCTTCAAGGCCGACCAGGCTTCCGCGAAGGACGTCACCCAACTGGTCAACGACGTCGCCAAGGAATTCGGCAAGCTCGACATTCTCGTCAACAATGCCGGCGTCGCCGCCGGCGGTGCGATCGACGATGCCAATGCCGACACTGAAGCCTTCGCCCGTCAGGACCAGGTCAACGTGCATGGCGTGATCGCGGCGATCCGTGCCGCTTCGCAATTGATGGGTGAAGGCGGCCGCATCGTCACCGTCGGCTCCATGCTGGCCGACCGCGCCTCGTTCCCGGGCCTTGCCGACTACGTCGCCACCAAGGCAGCCGTGGTTGGCTACACCAAGGGCGCGGCACGCGACCTCGGCCCGCGCGGCATCACGGTGAACGTGGTGCAGCCCGGCTCGATCGACACCGACATGAACCCGAAGGATGGCGGCGAGTTCGCCGAGACCCAGCGCAAGCAGCACGCGCTGCAACGCTTCGGGCGCCCCGAAGAAGTCGCCGCCGGAATCGTCTTCTTGGCAAGCCCGGAAGCCTCCTTCGTGACCGGCACGGTGCTCAACGTCGACGGCGGCTTCGGCGCCTGA
- a CDS encoding pirin family protein, with protein sequence MIELRPFAKLGGADHGWLKAKHHFSFASHYDPNNMGHGALRVWNDDEIAPNTGFPAHPHANMEIITYVREGAITHQDSLGNEGRTEAGDVQVMSAGSGIRHSEYNLEPTRTRIFQIWIEPTARGGQPTWGSKPFPKADRSGKLVTIASGIEGDTDALPIRADARVLATTLRAGESAEYAPQTSRHLYLVPAAGAVEINGVRVNARDGAAIRDEDRLTITALEDSEIVLVDAA encoded by the coding sequence ATGATCGAACTCAGACCTTTCGCAAAGCTCGGCGGCGCCGACCATGGCTGGCTCAAGGCCAAGCATCATTTCTCCTTCGCCAGCCACTATGACCCGAACAACATGGGTCACGGCGCCTTGCGGGTGTGGAACGACGACGAGATCGCGCCTAACACCGGCTTTCCCGCCCATCCCCACGCCAACATGGAAATCATCACCTATGTGCGCGAGGGCGCGATCACCCATCAGGACAGTCTCGGCAACGAGGGCCGCACTGAAGCGGGCGACGTGCAGGTGATGAGCGCCGGCAGCGGCATCCGCCACTCCGAGTACAATCTCGAGCCGACCAGAACGCGGATATTCCAGATCTGGATCGAGCCGACGGCGCGCGGGGGACAGCCGACGTGGGGATCCAAGCCGTTCCCGAAGGCGGACCGCTCCGGCAAGCTCGTGACGATCGCGAGCGGGATCGAAGGTGATACCGACGCGCTGCCGATTCGCGCCGATGCGAGGGTGCTCGCCACCACGCTGAGGGCGGGCGAGAGCGCGGAGTACGCGCCGCAGACGTCGCGGCATCTCTACCTCGTGCCCGCGGCAGGCGCCGTCGAGATCAACGGCGTCCGCGTCAACGCCCGCGACGGCGCCGCGATCCGCGACGAGGACCGGCTGACGATCACCGCGCTGGAAGATTCGGAGATCGTGCTCGTCGACGCAGCGTAG
- the wrbA gene encoding NAD(P)H:quinone oxidoreductase yields MTKVLVLYYSAYGHIEAMANAVAEGARETGATVDIKRVPELVPAEVAKASYYKVDQAAPIAKVEDLTNYDAIIVGTGTRFGRMASQMANFLDQAGGLWAKGALHGKVGGAFTSTATQHGGQETTLFSIITNLLHFGMVVVGMNYAFAGQMKLDEVTGGAPYGATTITGGDGSRQPSANELAGARYQGRQIAETARKLHG; encoded by the coding sequence ATGACCAAAGTTCTCGTCCTCTATTATTCCGCCTACGGCCATATCGAGGCGATGGCCAACGCCGTCGCCGAGGGCGCACGCGAGACCGGCGCCACCGTCGACATCAAGCGCGTGCCGGAGCTGGTGCCGGCCGAGGTCGCCAAAGCCTCCTATTACAAGGTTGATCAGGCCGCTCCCATCGCCAAGGTCGAGGACCTCACGAATTACGACGCAATCATCGTCGGCACCGGCACCCGCTTCGGCCGCATGGCCTCGCAGATGGCGAACTTCCTCGACCAGGCCGGCGGCCTCTGGGCCAAGGGCGCGCTGCACGGCAAGGTTGGCGGCGCCTTCACTTCGACCGCGACCCAGCATGGCGGCCAGGAGACGACGTTGTTCTCGATCATCACCAACCTCCTGCATTTCGGCATGGTCGTCGTCGGCATGAACTACGCCTTCGCCGGTCAGATGAAGCTCGACGAAGTCACGGGCGGCGCGCCCTACGGCGCCACCACGATCACCGGCGGCGACGGCAGCCGCCAGCCCAGCGCCAACGAGCTCGCCGGCGCGCGCTATCAGGGACGCCAGATCGCGGAAACCGCCAGGAAACTCCATGGCTGA
- a CDS encoding Lrp/AsnC family transcriptional regulator: MDRFGSIDAKDLKILEALQVNARVPLSELGRSVGLSQPAVSERVRRLEEAGIIEGYGARINPRALGLGLMALVRLRTTHEHIKTCLKRFAEIPHIIEVHRVTGDDCFVLKVLVPAPEDLETIVDRIAGFGAVTTSLVLRSEPVRPIGRELVKKKTERA, from the coding sequence TTGGATCGCTTCGGGAGCATCGATGCCAAGGACTTGAAGATCCTGGAGGCGCTGCAGGTCAACGCGCGCGTGCCGCTGTCCGAGCTTGGCCGTTCCGTAGGGTTGTCCCAGCCCGCAGTGTCCGAGCGCGTCAGACGGCTCGAGGAAGCCGGGATCATCGAAGGCTACGGCGCCCGCATCAATCCGCGCGCACTCGGGCTCGGCCTGATGGCGCTGGTGCGCCTGCGGACCACGCACGAGCACATCAAGACCTGCCTCAAGAGGTTCGCAGAGATTCCCCACATCATCGAAGTCCATCGCGTCACCGGCGATGACTGCTTCGTGCTCAAAGTGCTCGTTCCCGCTCCTGAGGACCTCGAGACGATCGTGGATCGCATTGCCGGATTTGGCGCCGTCACGACCTCGCTGGTGCTGCGGAGCGAGCCGGTGCGGCCGATCGGTCGCGAGCTCGTCAAGAAGAAGACCGAACGGGCCTGA
- a CDS encoding RBBP9/YdeN family alpha/beta hydrolase yields the protein MHDIITLPGLGGSGDTHWQTQWERSEPRFTRFQPASWDRPELDDWEQSLERAIERCPKPPVLVAHSLACLLVAHWAARFPTAIAGACLVAVPDPDGANFPAEAAAFKPVPERALRFPSLIIASTNDPYGAIEVTQRRARSWQSGLVVLGALGHINASSGLGDWPQGRALLDAFRAGLPR from the coding sequence ATGCACGACATCATCACATTGCCCGGCCTCGGCGGCTCGGGAGATACCCATTGGCAGACGCAATGGGAACGCTCCGAGCCGCGCTTCACGCGCTTTCAGCCGGCGAGCTGGGACAGGCCGGAGCTCGACGACTGGGAGCAATCGCTGGAGCGAGCGATCGAGCGCTGCCCGAAGCCGCCTGTCCTGGTTGCCCATAGCCTCGCCTGCCTGCTGGTGGCGCATTGGGCCGCTCGCTTCCCAACCGCGATTGCCGGCGCATGTCTGGTCGCCGTCCCCGATCCCGACGGTGCCAATTTTCCTGCGGAAGCCGCCGCGTTCAAGCCTGTGCCGGAACGCGCCTTGCGCTTTCCGTCGCTGATCATCGCGAGCACGAATGATCCCTATGGCGCGATCGAGGTCACGCAGCGACGAGCCCGCAGCTGGCAGTCCGGCCTGGTCGTGCTCGGCGCACTCGGCCACATCAATGCGTCGAGCGGGCTCGGCGACTGGCCGCAGGGGCGCGCGCTGCTGGACGCTTTTCGTGCGGGCCTTCCAAGATGA